Proteins from a genomic interval of Trichoderma breve strain T069 chromosome 2, whole genome shotgun sequence:
- a CDS encoding amidohydrolase domain-containing protein yields MQLKTIQKLELPAAADMHVHLRQGEMMDVVVPTVEQGGVDTAFVMPNLVPPLTTVDQVLEYQGKLRAAAPNVHFLMSLYLHPSVTPETIEKAAEAGVSGVKLYPQGATTNSEHGVANIEAFYDTFASMEKHDIVLNLHGEVLEAFAPEGTTLEEAFLPTLKKLHERFPNLRIVLEHCTTAAAVEAVKACGPNVGATITAHHLYLTEADACCDPFAFCKPIPKKPTDRDALLKAVVSGNPKFFFGSDSAPHPLTSKTTAAEGKAPAGVFTQPYVAQLVLLALEEGIERGVISEEDVTQEKLEGFLSKFGRRFYKLSETSGNKIVLERKGEKIRTSVKSESGAVEVGISRAGTEVFSLTWVKAA; encoded by the exons ATGCAACTCAAGACAATTcagaagctggagctgccggCTGCGGCGGACATGCACGTCCATTTGCGCCAgggcgagatgatggacgTCGTGGTGCCGACGGTTGAGCAAGGAGGAGTTGATACGGCCTTTGT CATGCCAAATCTT GTGCCCCCTTTGACAACCGTGGACCAA GTTCTTGAATACCAAGGCAAGCTCCGTGCTGCCGCGCCCAATGTCCATTTCCTCATGTCCCTCTAC CTTCACCCATCAGTTACACCAGAAACCATAGAaaaggcagcagaggcagGAGTCTCTGGTGTCAAGCTATATCCTCAGG GAGCGACCACAAACTCTGAGCATGGGGTGGCCAACATCGAGGCATTCTATGACACTTTTGCTAGCATGGAGAAGCATGATATCGTGCTCAACCTACATGGAGAGGTCCTCGAAGCCTTTGCTCCAGAAGGCACAACGCTAGAAGAGGCTTTCCTTCCCACTCTCAAGAAGCTCCACGAGAGATTTCCGAACCTGCGTATTGTG CTGGAGCACTGCACTACGGCTGCGGCAGTGGAAGCAGTCAAGGCCTGCGGACCTAACGTTGGAG CGACCATTACGGCCCATCACCTTTACCTGACAGAAGCTGATGCCTGCTGCGACCCTTTTGCATTCTGCAAGCCTATCCCCAAGAAACCCACTGACAGGGATGCTCTGCTAAAGGCTGTCGTCAGCGGCAACCCCAAATTCTTCTT TGGAAGTGACAGCGCCCCCCATCCGCTTACTTCCAAGACTACGGCTGCCGAGGGCAAGGCGCCGGCTGGTGTCTTTACGCAGCCATACGTAGCCCAGCTCGTGCTCCTGGCGCTGGAAGAAGGTATCGAGCGCGGCGTCATTAGCGAAGAGGATGTCACTcaggagaagctcgagggATTCCTCAGCAAGTTCGGAAGACGCTTCTACAAGCTGTCCGAAACCTCTGGGAACAAGATTGTCTTGGAGaggaagggagagaagataCGAACTAGCGTCAAGAGTGAGAGCGGAGCTGTGGAAGTTGGCATCTCGAGAGCAGGCACTGAAGTCTTCAGCCTGACATGGGTGAAGGCGGCATGA
- a CDS encoding cytidine and deoxycytidylate deaminase zinc-binding region domain-containing protein — translation MLVGICGSICSGKKTVAQYLVEHHGFKHLYLQPPASVSDQDATDKTSSSPDSGSAAFAGVTAAVNGTKPWPETSSSYVFATAEDLLDFVTRRWRSRFVTTDIPTEKVLDVFIRRPFFLLISIDAPLTVRWRRFQQRSKNPDQSTISLEEFVTQNDLHLYDPHTGLQPLISRATVRLLNTSSSLAHLYATLGKLDIPNPDRMRPGWDTYFMALASLAAQRSNCMKRRVGCVLVGRERRVISTGYNGTPRGLRNCAEGGCPRCNEGSSSGVGLATCLCIHAEENALLEAGRERIREGSVLYCDTCPCLTCSIKICQVGIAEVVYAHGYSMDTETAEVFRQAGVKLRQFIPPPNGLIHLEKMELY, via the exons ATGCTCGTCGGAATATGTGGCA GCATCTGCTCGGGCAAGAAGACTGTGGCCCAGTATCTGGTTGAGCATCACGGCTTCAAGCACCTCTACCTGCAACCCCCTGCGTCGGTCTCAGACCAGGACGCTACGGACAAGACATCTTCGTCCCCTGACAGCGGCAGTGCGGCCTTTGCTGGGGTAACCGCCGCGGTTAATGGTACCAAGCCATGGCCTGAGACCTCCTCGTCTTATGTCTTTGCTACGGCTGAGGACTTGTTGGATTTTGTAACTCGACGATGGCGCAGCCGCTTTGTGACGACGGACATCCCCACGGAGAAGGTGCTTGACGTCTTCATCCGACGGCcattcttcttgctcatctccatcgacgCTCCGCTCACCGTGCGTTGGCGTCGTTTCCAGCAGCGCTCTAAGAACCCGGATCAATCTACCATCTCCCTTGAGGAGTTTGTCACCCAAAATGACTTGCATTTGTACGATCCTCACACCGGCCTGCAGCCGCTCATATCGCGGGCCACCGTTAGACTACTCAATACCTCATCCTCGCTAGCTCATCTCTATGCGACTCTGGGGAAACTCGATATTCCCAATCCCGACCGTATGAGGCCGGGCTGGGATACGTACTTTATGGCACTGGCATCTCTGGCCGCACAGCGGTCGAATTGCATGAAACGCCGTGTAGGCTGCGTCCTAGTCGGGCGAGAACGGCGAGTCATCAGCACAGGCTACAACGGCACCCCCCGCGGCTTGCGAAACTGCGCAGAGGGTGGCTGTCCTCGATGTAACGAGGGGAGCAGCTCTGGGGTCGGACTGGCCACGTGTTTGTGCATACACGCCGAGGAGAATGCGCTTCTAGAGGCCGGGAGGGAGCGTATCCGGGAGGGCTCCGTGCTGTACTGCGATACGTGTCCGTGCTTGACATGCAGCATCAAGATCTGCCAGGTCGGCATCGCAGAGGTGGTTTACGCCCATGGATACAGCATGGATACTGAGACGGCGGAGGTGTTTAGACAGGCGGGCGTCAAGCTACGTCAATTCATTCCG CCTCCGAACGGCCTGATTCACCTAGAGAAGATGGAACTGTATTGA